One segment of Mugil cephalus isolate CIBA_MC_2020 chromosome 14, CIBA_Mcephalus_1.1, whole genome shotgun sequence DNA contains the following:
- the LOC125020627 gene encoding sodium-dependent neutral amino acid transporter B(0)AT1-like, translating into MKLKLKLPNPGLDNRIPSHADLERMEKEESGDRPKWDNKAQYLLTCVGFCVGLGNVWRFPYLCQSHGGGAFMIPFLILLVLEGIPLLHLEFAIGQRLRKGSVGVWSSINPYLTGIGIASLLVSFLVGAYYNTIMAWIMWYLFNSFQDPLPWSQCPLNANRTGVVAECARSSTVDYFWYRETLNTSTAIDESGGLQWWMVLALISAWTLLYVCCIRGIETTGKAVYITSTLPYLVLTIFLIRGLTLKGATEGIKFLFTPDVNELKNPSTWLDAGAQVFYSFSLAFGGLISFSSYNSIHNNCEQDAVLISLINGCTSVYSATVIYSIIGFRATAKYDDCMGENILKLMNAFNYPEDNITESNFNDVFTHLNQTNPDIIQELQLQTCDMQTFLSQGVEGTGLAFIVFTEAIIKMPVSPLWAVLFFVMLFCLGLSTMFGSIEGVVVPLQDLKILPRTWPKEVFSALTCLISLALGLIFALRSGNYWLALFDNFAGSIPLLVIGFCEMISVIYIYGIDRFNEDIEFMIGHKPNMFWQVTWRVVSPLIMVFILIFYFVTQVTKSLTYLVWDEEAENFPTLEPRAYPSWIYVLIFILAGIPSLAVPLFAIFKFIQRKCCKRDNSDKTLDTISAKIQMNEKKF; encoded by the exons atgaagctgaagctgaagctacCGAACCCAGGGCTAGATAACCGAATCCCCTCTCATGCGGACCTAGAGAGGATGGAAAAGGAAGAATCAGGGGACAGACCCAAGTGGGACAACAAAGCTCAGTACCTGCTCACCTGTGTGGGCTTCTGTGTGGGACTTGGTAACGTCTGGAGGTTCCCATACCTGTGTCAAAGTCACGGAGGAG GAGCATTTATGATCCCGTTCCTTATCCTGCTGGTCCTGGAGGGAATCCCGCTGCTGCACTTAGAGTTTGCCATTGGTCAGCGCCTGAGGAAGGGCAGTGTGGGAGTGTGGAGTTCCATTAATCCTTACCTGACGGGAATTG GTATTGCTTCCTTGCTTGTCTCATTTTTGGTGGGTGCGTACTACAACACCATCATGGCCTGGATCATGTGGTATCTCTTCAATTCCTTTCAAGATCCTCTGCCTTGGAGCCAATGTCCTCTCAATGCCAACCGCACAG GTGTGGTTGCGGAGTGTGCACGGAGCAGCACTGTTGACTACTTCTGGTACAGAGAGACTCTGAACACCTCAACAGCTATTGATGAGTCTGGGGGTCTTCAGTGGTGGATGGTGCTAGCCTTGATATCCGCCTGGACTCTGCTCTATGTTTGCTGCATTCGTGGTATTGAGACCACTGGCAAG GCAGTGTACATCACCTCCACTCTCCCATATTTGGTTCTCACCATCTTCCTTATCAGAGGATTGACTCTCAAAGGTGCTACAGAGGGAATCAAGTTCCTGTTCACACCAGAT gTGAACGAGTTAAAAAATCCATCAACCTGGCTGGATGCAGGGGCTCAGGTTTTCTACTCCTTCTCCTTAGCTTTTGGAGGTCTCATCTCCTTCTCCAGTTACAACTCTATTCA CAACAACTGTGAGCAGGACGCCGTTCTCATTTCCCTCATCAATGGCTGCACCTCTGTGTACTCTGCAACAGTTATCTACTCCATCATTGGCTTCAGGGCAACAGCGAAATATGACGACTGCATGGGAGA AAACATCTTGAAGTTGATGAATGCCTTTAACTACCCTGAAGACAACATCACAGAGAGTAACTTCAACGATGTTTTTACCCACCTCAACCAGACAAATCCAGATATCATTCAAGAATTGCAGTTACAGACCTGTGACATGCAAACTTTCCTAAGTCAA GGTGTGGAGGGGACAGGACTGGCCTTCATCGTGTTCACAGAGGCCATCATCAAGATGCCCGTTTCCCCTCTCTGGGCTGTCCTCTTCTTTGTCATGCTCTTCTGTCTTGGCCTCTCAACTATGTTTGGGAGCATTGAAGGAGTTGTGGTTCCCTTGCAAGATCTCAAAATACTGCCACGTACTTGGCCCAAAGAAGTTTTTTCAG ctctGACTTGCTTAATTTCCTTGGCTCTTGGGCTCATATTTGCCCTACGCTCTGGGAACTACTGGTTAGCTCTTTTTGACAACTTTGCAGGCTCCATCCCCTTGCTGGTCATTGGATTCTGTGAAATGATCTCTGTCATCTACATCTATGGTATAGATAG GTTTAACGAGGACATTGAGTTTATGATTGGCCACAAGCCCAACATGTTCTGGCAGGTGACATGGAGAGTGGTTAGTCCACTCATTATGGTCTTCATCTTGATTTTCTACTTTGTTACACAAGTCACCAAGAGTCTCACCTATTTGGTCTGGGATGAGGAGGCG GAGAACTTCCCAACCCTTGAACCACGTGCATATCCCTCCTGGATATACGTTCTCATCTTCATCCTGGCCGGAATTCCCAGTTTAGCAGTCCCCCTGTTCGCCATCTTCAAATTCATCCAGAGGAAATGCTGCAAGCGGGACAACAGTGACAAGACACTGGACACGATCTCTGCCAAAATACAGATGAATGAGAAAAAGTTTTAG